The following proteins come from a genomic window of Malus domestica chromosome 02, GDT2T_hap1:
- the LOC103446400 gene encoding MLO-like protein 1 yields MAEGGTTLEYTPTWVVALVSSVIVILSLFLERTLHYTGKYLKKHNQKPLFQALQKIKEELMLLGFISLLLTVFQGRIAKICITEKQAGQWLPCKKETTSTSTSAHFQTVFFPWSSAARRLLAEDSASTTSGSCSEGKVPLLSTTALHHLHIFIFVLAVVHVTFCVLTILFGGAKIRQWKLWEDSITKKEYNPQEVLTMKFTHVHDHDFIRGRFRGIGKNSAILGWLHAFFKQFYGSVTKTDYMTMRLGFISTHCKANPNFNFHKYMIRALEADFKRVVGISWYLWIFVVIFLLLNVSGWHAYFWIAFIPFILLLAVGTKLEHVISQLAHEVAEKHIAIEGDLVVQPSDDHFWFHRPRLVLLLVHIILFQNSFELAFFFWILVQYKFHSCMMGELGYVIPRLVIGVFVQFVCSYSTLPLYAIVTQMGSSFKKAIFEEHIQEGLVGWARSAKKNKALRNAANANGSGSGAGAGSTQVGVGVGLKEKEKEASATLELAQKLKVGNKEGSSLQRHDTTSTGAAAAVTAGEIEPQQPLIQQSKLQ; encoded by the exons ATGGCAGAAGGAGGAACAACCTTGGAGTACACTCCGACTTGGGTGGTGGCTTTGGTGTCTAGTGTCATAGTCATCCTATCACTTTTCCTCGAGAGAACCCTTCACTACACTGGCAAG TATCTCAAGAAACACAACCAGAAACCTCTCTTTCAGGCCTTGCAGAAGATCAAAGAAG AGTTGATGCTTTTGGGGTTTATATCACTGCTGCTGACGGTGTTCCAAGGACGTATAGCCAAAATCTGTATAACCGAAAAACAGGCCGGTCAATGGCTGCCTTGCAAGAAAGAGACCACCAGTACTAGTACCAGTGCCCATTTCCAGACCGTGTTCTTTCCCTGGAGCAGTGCTGCCCGTCGTCTTCTTGCTGAAGACTCTGCTTCCACCACGTCCGGCTCCTGTTCAGAG GGGAAGGTCCCTCTGTTATCCACCACGGCATTGCATCATCTTCACATCTTCATTTTTGTGCTGGCTGTGGTGCATGTGACTTTCTGTGTTCTAACCATTCTTTTTGGAGGAGCAAAG ATACGTCAATGGAAACTTTGGGAGGATTCTATCACCAAAAAGGAGTACAACCCACAAGAAG TTTTGACAATGAAGTTCACCCACGTCCACGATCATGATTTTATTAGGGGCCGCTTTCGTGGTATTGGAAAGAATTCAGCTATTCTTGGCTGGTTG CATGCATTTTTCAAGCAATTTTATGGCTCTGTGACCAAAACAGATTATATGACAATGCGACTAGGCTTCATCAGC ACCCATTGCAAGGCaaatccaaattttaatttccacaAGTACATGATTCGTGCCCTTGAAGCAGACTTTAAAAGAGTCGTTGGGATAAG CTGGTATCTTTGGATCTTTGTGGTCATCTTCTTGTTGCTGAATGTGTCGG GTTGGCATGCCTATTTCTGGATAGCATTCATTCCATTCATC CTTTTACTTGCGGTTGGGACCAAGTTGGAGCATGTAATAAGTCAACTGGCCCATGAGGTTGCTGAGAAACACATTGCAATCGAAGGTGACTTGGTTGTTCAGCCTTCAGATGATCATTTTTGGTTCCACCGGCCCAGACTCGTTCTCTTACTCGTTCATATCATCTTGTTCCAAAATTCGTTTGAACTCGCATTTTTCTTCTGGATATTG GTTCAGTATAAATTTCATTCCTGCATGATGGGGGAACTTGGTTATGTTATCCCAAGGCTTGTAATTGG AGTATTCGTTCAGTTCGTCTGCAGTTACAGTACCTTGCCACTTTACGCAATTGTCACACAG ATGGGAAGTTCGTTCAAGAAGGCTATATTTGAAGAACATATACAAGAGGGGCTTGTTGGGTGGGCTCGGTCGGCCAAAAAGAATAAGGCGTTGAGAAACGCAGCTAATGCGAATGGTTCTGGTTCTGGTGCTGGTGCTGGTTCTACTCAAGTAGGTGTAGGTGTAGGTctcaaagagaaagagaaagaggcTTCAGCGACACTTGAATTGGCTCAAAAACTGAAAGTTGGAAACAAGGAGGGATCTTCTCTCCAACGTCATGACACTACTTCTACAGGTGCGGCTGCGGCTGTGACTGCCGGAGAAATTGAGCCCCAACAGCCACTCATACAGCAAAGTAAACTTCAATAA
- the LOC103446410 gene encoding uncharacterized protein isoform X1, with the protein MPYYFQNFHFTKRMHYGGEELEMKLTGTPYQEKSEILAMDGLWRFSLIASEMSARIPIQIGFMTNTTSSTSRSAYAHLQIPRSLFIYAETKQTHKSLIRCYKIAGKRSSPIHAKPHSFPCIKTLGCFLDNQHYQRKTYSGAV; encoded by the exons ATGCCatattattttcaaaacttccaTTTTACAAAACGCATGCATTATGGAGGGGAGGAACTTGAGATGAAGCTTACAGGCACGCCCTACCAAGAAAAATCAGAG ATCTTAGCAATGGACGGTCTTTGGAGATTCTCATTAATCGCTTCAGAAATGAGTGCCCGAATCCCGATTCAAATTG GTTTCATGACTAATACTACAAGTTCTACTTCAAGATCAGCATACGCACATTTGCAAATACCAAGATCATTATTTATCT ATGCTGAAACAAAGCAAACGCACAAAAGTTTGATAAGGTGCTATAAAATTGCCGGAAAAAGGTCATCTCCAATTCATGCAAAGCCGCATTCCTTTCCATGCATAAAAACACTAG GATGCTTCCTTGACAATCAACACTACCAGAGGAAAACTTATAGTGGTGCAGTATAA
- the LOC103446410 gene encoding uncharacterized protein isoform X2: protein MPYYFQNFHFTKRMHYGGEELEMKLTGTPYQEKSEILAMDGLWRFSLIASEMSARIPIQIGFMTNTTSSTSRSAYAHLQIPRSLFIYAETKQTHKSLIRCYKIAGKRSSPIHAKPHSFPCIKTLGSLHGVQI from the exons ATGCCatattattttcaaaacttccaTTTTACAAAACGCATGCATTATGGAGGGGAGGAACTTGAGATGAAGCTTACAGGCACGCCCTACCAAGAAAAATCAGAG ATCTTAGCAATGGACGGTCTTTGGAGATTCTCATTAATCGCTTCAGAAATGAGTGCCCGAATCCCGATTCAAATTG GTTTCATGACTAATACTACAAGTTCTACTTCAAGATCAGCATACGCACATTTGCAAATACCAAGATCATTATTTATCT ATGCTGAAACAAAGCAAACGCACAAAAGTTTGATAAGGTGCTATAAAATTGCCGGAAAAAGGTCATCTCCAATTCATGCAAAGCCGCATTCCTTTCCATGCATAAAAACACTAG GTAGCCTCCATGGCGTGCAAATCTAA
- the LOC103417935 gene encoding guanosine nucleotide diphosphate dissociation inhibitor 2 encodes MDEEYDVIVLGTGLKECILSGLLSVDGLKVLHMDRNDYYGGECASLNLVQLWKRFRGDDKPPAHLGSSRDYNVDMVPKFMMANGTLVRVLIHTDVTKYLYFKAVDGSFVYNKGKVHKVPATDMEALKSPLMGLFEKRRARKFILYVQDYSETDPKTHEGMDLTRVTTRDLIAKYGLDDNTVDFIGHALALHRDDRYLNEPALDTVKRMKLYAESFARFQGGSPYIYPLYGLGELPQAFARLSAVYGGTYMLNKPECKVEFNEEGKVIGVTSEGETAKCKKVVCDPSYLPNKVRKVGKVARAIAIMSHPIPNTNESHSVQVILPQKQLGRRSDMYLFCCSYSHNVAPKGKFIAFVSTDAETDHPETELKPGIDLLGPVDEIFFETYDRYEPVNEPALDNCFISTSYDATTHFESTVLDVLNMYTLITGKVLDLSVDLSAASAAEE; translated from the exons ATGGACGAAGAGTATGACGTCATAGTGTTGGGAACGGGTCTGAAAGAATGCATCCTCAGCGGTCTTCTCTCCGTCGACGGCCTCAAG GTTCTGCACATGGATCGGAACGATTATTATGGTGGAGAGTGTGCATCACTTAATCTTGTCCAG CTATGGAAGAGGTTCAGGGGAGATGATAAGCCCCCTGCACATTTGGGATCTAGTAGGGATTATAACGTGGACATGGTCCCTAAG TTTATGATGGCCAATGGCACTCTAGTGCGTGTCCTCATTCACACAGATGTCACCAAGTATTTGTACTTCAAAGCTGTGGATGGTAGTTTTGTCTATAATAAAGGAAAG GTTCACAAGGTTCCAGCAACTGACATGGAGGCCCTTAAATCTCCACTCATGGGTCTGTTTGAAAAGCGCCGTGCACGCAAGTTCATCCTATATGTTCAAGATTATAGTGAAACTGATCCTAAAACACATGAGGGAATGGACTTAACAAGAGTGACAACTAGAGATTTGATCGC AAAATATGGTCTCGATGACAACACTGTTGACTTCATTGGGCATGCTTTGGCACTTCATAGGGATGATCGCTACCTGAATGAGCCTGCTCTAGATACCGTGAAGAGAATGAAG CTTTATGCGGAGTCATTTGCACGTTTTCAAGGAGGATCACCATACATATATCCTCTGTATGGATTAGGAGAGCTTCCCCAG GCATTTGCACGACTTAGTGCAGTTTATGGTGGGACTTATATGTTGAATAAGCCTGAGTGCAAG GTAGAGTTCAACGAGGAAGGGAAAGTTATCGGTGTCACATCTGAAGGGGAAACTGCTAAGTGCAAAAAAGTTGTCTGTGATCCTTCTTACTTGCCTAACAAG GTTAGGAAGGTTGGTAAGGTTGCAAGAGCTATTGCCATCATGAGCCACCCAATTCCAAACACCAATGAGTCTCACTCAGTGCAGGTTATCCTGCCACAGAAGCAGTTGGGTCGCAGATCAGATAT GTATCTTTTCTGTTGCTCCTACTCTCACAATGTTGCTCCAAAGGGAAAATTTATTGCATTTGTATCAACAGATGCAGAGACTGATCATCCCGAGACTGAGCTAAAGCCAGGGATTGACCTTTTAGGGCCTGTTGACGAGATTTTTTTTGAGACTTATGACAGATATGAGCCTGTTAATGAACCCGCTTTGGACAATTGCTTTATATCAACC AGTTATGATGCCACAACACACTTTGAGTCCACCGTCTTGGATGTACTCAACATGTACACCTTGATAACAGGGAAG GTTCTTGACCTCAGTGTGGACCTAAGTGCTGCTAGTGCTGCAGAAGAATGA
- the LOC103418103 gene encoding ankyrin repeat protein SKIP35 isoform X1 — protein sequence MEKGITPLEGNDGWIVVNETNSEDPIYIEMETEEYVIDSPKNGIQGFAADKGEGSNVVSSREGPLVRKESGMPTSCSCSAKKLKSQVDAADPNPERKDKVGQEKKLSRQDRIELGRMFQGAVSSHDWEVAERLILVADPQTLNDALCMTLDSIWFLSTHEELYGITGLIKKIIINGAYDFTRAALRTSFLASCVSACQSRTMSLADTVTVMAQRLHERLRECNGDEVLKAEAAAKVQKFTEWALKCIGFHSRSQGSKDRVNNSSLVEIQLQLSAFKAFIDLAGNQLSGKDFTEAFDAACFPLTLFSSSFDSGWASGISATAIQGLLGMLVEGGADNVNQCFLEASRFGSTELVRILLQIAQRNSLDVDVDLALGFASHYCKIGTMECLVEEGNAIAFLGPLMRAAERGCMQVVEWFVKRGCRDMELCLALTAATSSSQVDIAAYLLPHVPHHVLAALSIEILKAAGERSGGSLDGVAFLLHSDFLGDPAATYAVANSIALSDDEGVAPELKAFLWGHWSEEAFLDGIRQGQEHYMNIVRILKWGESPICLRDLPTPLGIAIGYLPLYRECVRAGGCLLSQRLRGQLVEAVRRLGGGVLEGASQCKELLALLEHHLPPFFT from the exons ATGGAAAAGGGGATAACACCTCTTGAGGGTAATGATGGTTGGATTGTGGTGAATGAGACTAATTCCGAAGACCCCATATATATCGAAATGGAAACTGAGGAGTATGTGATTGATAGTCCGAAGAATGGCATTCAAGGTTTTGCAGCGGACAAAGGAGAGGGAAGTAATGTGGTATCCTCTAGAGAAGGACCTCTTGTCAGGAAGGAGTCGGGAATGCCCACTAGTTGTAGTTGCAGTGCCAAGAAACTCAAATCTCAGGTGGATGCGGCAGACCCCAACCCGGAGAGGAAGGATAAAGTTGGGCAAGAGAAGAAGCTCAGTAGACAAGATAGGATTGAATTGGGCCGCATGTTTCAGGGTGCAGTGAGTTCCCATGATTGGGAAGTTGCTGAGAGGTTGATCCTGGTGGCTGATCCGCAAACCCTGAATGATGCTTTGTGCATGACTTTGGATTCAATATGGTTCTTGAGCACTCACGAAGAGCTTTATGGGATAACGGGATTGATTAAGAAGATCATTATCAATGGTGCATATGACTTCACGAGAGCTGCCTTGCGCACTTCATTTCTTGCTTCGTGTGTTTCTGCTTGTCAGAGTCGAACAATGAGTCTTGCTGATACAGTCACAGTAATGGCCCAAAG gttGCATGAGCGCCTCCGGGAATGCAATGGAGATGAGGTCTTGAAGGCAGAAGCTGCTGCTAAGGTTCAAAAGTTTACTGAATGGGCTCTGAAATGTATAGGCTTTCATTCTCGTTCCCAAGGTAGCAAGGATAGAGTTAACAACAGCTCATTGGTTGAGATCCAACTCCAGTTATCAGCATTTAAGGCGTTCATAGATCTTGCTGGTAACCAGCTTTCTGGGAAGGACTTCACCGAGGCCTTTGATGCTGCTTGCTTCCCCCTAACTCTCTTCTCTAGTTCATTCGATTCTGGCTGGGCATCTGGGATATCGGCAACTGCAATTCAAGGTTTGCTGGGTATGTTGGTGGAGGGAGGTGCAGACAATGTCAATCAGTGTTTCCTTGAAGCCTCTCGTTTTGGGAGTACTGAGCTTGTGCGCATCTTATTGCAG ATTGCCCAAAGGAACAGTTTGGATGTTGATGTTGACCTGGCTTTGGGTTTTGCTTCTCACTACTGCAAGATTGGTACTATGGAATGTCTTGTGGAAGAGGGCAATGCGATAGCTTTTTTGGGCCCTCTGATGAGAGCTGCTGAGAGGGGCTGTATGCAGGTTGTTGAGTGGTTTGTGAAAAGGGGTTGCCGAGACATGGAGCTCTGCCTTGCTCTCACAGCTGCAACTTCCAGCAGCCAAGTTGACATTGCTGCCTATCTCCTCCCTCATGTTCCTCATCATGTCCTTGCTGCACTAAGCATTGAAATTCTGAAGGCTGCTGGTGAACGAAGTGGTGGTTCTCTTGATGGTGTTGCATTTCTTCTTCATTCCGACTTCTTGGGTGATCCTGCAGCTACTTATGCTGTTGCCAACAGTATTGCTCTGTCTGATGATGAGGGTGTAGCTCCTGAGTTAAAGGCTTTTCTTTGGGGGCACTGGTCAGAGGAAGCCTTCTTGGATGGAATTAGACAAGGACAAGAACATTACATGAACATTGTGAGGATTTTAAAATGGGGTGAATCTCCTATCTGCTTAAGAGATCTTCCAACCCCTCTAGGGATAGCAATCGGTTACCTGCCACTGTATAGGGAGTGTGTGAGGGCGGGTGGCTGTTTGTTGTCACAAAGGCTGAGAGGACAGCTTGTTGAAGCAGTTAGAAGGCTTGGTGGTGGAGTCTTAGAAGGGGCAAGCCAGTGCAAAGAGCTATTGGCTCTTCTGGAGCATCATCTCCCTCCATTTTTTACTTGA
- the LOC103418103 gene encoding ankyrin repeat protein SKIP35 isoform X2, protein MHQISFLEILECPLLLFILFELRECSVVLFTVASKHLARLFPFNPGIDVPFALLVTLFFYRLHERLRECNGDEVLKAEAAAKVQKFTEWALKCIGFHSRSQGSKDRVNNSSLVEIQLQLSAFKAFIDLAGNQLSGKDFTEAFDAACFPLTLFSSSFDSGWASGISATAIQGLLGMLVEGGADNVNQCFLEASRFGSTELVRILLQIAQRNSLDVDVDLALGFASHYCKIGTMECLVEEGNAIAFLGPLMRAAERGCMQVVEWFVKRGCRDMELCLALTAATSSSQVDIAAYLLPHVPHHVLAALSIEILKAAGERSGGSLDGVAFLLHSDFLGDPAATYAVANSIALSDDEGVAPELKAFLWGHWSEEAFLDGIRQGQEHYMNIVRILKWGESPICLRDLPTPLGIAIGYLPLYRECVRAGGCLLSQRLRGQLVEAVRRLGGGVLEGASQCKELLALLEHHLPPFFT, encoded by the exons ATGCATCAAATTTCattccttgaaatccttgaatgtcccctccttttatttattttatttgagctacgagag TGTAGCGTGGTATTGTTTACTGTGGCTTCTAAGCACCTTGCCCGTCTATTTCCTTTTAATCCTGGAATTGATGTGCCATTTGCTTTATTggttaccctttttttttataggttGCATGAGCGCCTCCGGGAATGCAATGGAGATGAGGTCTTGAAGGCAGAAGCTGCTGCTAAGGTTCAAAAGTTTACTGAATGGGCTCTGAAATGTATAGGCTTTCATTCTCGTTCCCAAGGTAGCAAGGATAGAGTTAACAACAGCTCATTGGTTGAGATCCAACTCCAGTTATCAGCATTTAAGGCGTTCATAGATCTTGCTGGTAACCAGCTTTCTGGGAAGGACTTCACCGAGGCCTTTGATGCTGCTTGCTTCCCCCTAACTCTCTTCTCTAGTTCATTCGATTCTGGCTGGGCATCTGGGATATCGGCAACTGCAATTCAAGGTTTGCTGGGTATGTTGGTGGAGGGAGGTGCAGACAATGTCAATCAGTGTTTCCTTGAAGCCTCTCGTTTTGGGAGTACTGAGCTTGTGCGCATCTTATTGCAG ATTGCCCAAAGGAACAGTTTGGATGTTGATGTTGACCTGGCTTTGGGTTTTGCTTCTCACTACTGCAAGATTGGTACTATGGAATGTCTTGTGGAAGAGGGCAATGCGATAGCTTTTTTGGGCCCTCTGATGAGAGCTGCTGAGAGGGGCTGTATGCAGGTTGTTGAGTGGTTTGTGAAAAGGGGTTGCCGAGACATGGAGCTCTGCCTTGCTCTCACAGCTGCAACTTCCAGCAGCCAAGTTGACATTGCTGCCTATCTCCTCCCTCATGTTCCTCATCATGTCCTTGCTGCACTAAGCATTGAAATTCTGAAGGCTGCTGGTGAACGAAGTGGTGGTTCTCTTGATGGTGTTGCATTTCTTCTTCATTCCGACTTCTTGGGTGATCCTGCAGCTACTTATGCTGTTGCCAACAGTATTGCTCTGTCTGATGATGAGGGTGTAGCTCCTGAGTTAAAGGCTTTTCTTTGGGGGCACTGGTCAGAGGAAGCCTTCTTGGATGGAATTAGACAAGGACAAGAACATTACATGAACATTGTGAGGATTTTAAAATGGGGTGAATCTCCTATCTGCTTAAGAGATCTTCCAACCCCTCTAGGGATAGCAATCGGTTACCTGCCACTGTATAGGGAGTGTGTGAGGGCGGGTGGCTGTTTGTTGTCACAAAGGCTGAGAGGACAGCTTGTTGAAGCAGTTAGAAGGCTTGGTGGTGGAGTCTTAGAAGGGGCAAGCCAGTGCAAAGAGCTATTGGCTCTTCTGGAGCATCATCTCCCTCCATTTTTTACTTGA